In Burkholderia sp. GAS332, one DNA window encodes the following:
- a CDS encoding L-glutamine synthetase yields the protein MQSDLRDDLREFLEHHHIHEVECVIPDMTGVARGKIVPKNLFLSEGKMHMSNALLMITVNGEFADFERFVGPSDPDMVCIPDPNTVRLVPWAIEQVAVVIHDCVGLDGKPIGISPRAVLRRVLKLYEEKGWRPVVAPEMEFYLIAQNKNPHEPLRPPLGRAGRHEAGRQSFSIDAVNEFDPFFQELSRFCEMTHLGVETLVHEVGAGQMEINFSHGDALDLADRVFLFKRAVRETAYRHGIFATFMAKPMEHEPGSAMHIHQSIVDRKTGENIFSLPDGTASPLFFNYIGGLQKYMPQAMPMFAPYVNSYRRLSRFTAAPINVRWGYDNRTCGIRVPNSGPDGRRLENRVPGVDVNPYLAMAATLACGYLGMVEKQEASAPMVQSAYDLEYELPRGLEDALKALLKCTELADVLGENFVQAYCSVKEKEFETFSQGITAWEREHLQLLV from the coding sequence TTGCAAAGCGACCTACGCGACGACCTGCGTGAATTCCTGGAACATCACCACATCCATGAAGTGGAATGCGTGATACCGGACATGACGGGCGTCGCGCGCGGCAAGATCGTGCCGAAGAACCTGTTTCTCTCGGAAGGCAAGATGCACATGTCGAACGCGCTCCTGATGATCACCGTCAACGGCGAGTTCGCGGATTTCGAGCGCTTTGTCGGGCCGAGCGATCCCGACATGGTCTGCATCCCCGATCCCAACACGGTACGGCTGGTACCGTGGGCCATCGAGCAGGTCGCGGTCGTGATCCACGATTGCGTCGGACTCGACGGCAAGCCGATCGGCATTTCGCCGCGCGCGGTATTGCGGCGGGTGCTGAAGCTCTATGAGGAAAAAGGCTGGCGTCCCGTGGTCGCGCCGGAGATGGAGTTCTACCTGATCGCGCAGAACAAGAATCCGCATGAACCGCTGCGCCCGCCGCTCGGCCGCGCGGGGCGTCACGAAGCCGGCCGCCAGTCGTTTTCGATCGACGCCGTCAACGAATTCGATCCGTTCTTCCAGGAGCTGTCGCGTTTCTGCGAGATGACGCATCTCGGCGTCGAAACGCTCGTGCATGAAGTCGGCGCGGGGCAAATGGAAATCAATTTTTCTCACGGCGACGCGCTCGATCTCGCCGACCGCGTGTTTCTGTTCAAGCGCGCGGTGCGCGAAACCGCCTACCGTCATGGCATTTTCGCGACTTTCATGGCCAAGCCGATGGAGCATGAGCCTGGCAGCGCGATGCATATTCATCAGAGCATTGTCGATCGCAAAACCGGCGAGAACATCTTTTCACTGCCCGACGGAACAGCGAGCCCGCTGTTTTTCAACTATATCGGCGGCTTGCAGAAGTACATGCCGCAAGCCATGCCGATGTTCGCCCCCTACGTGAATTCCTACCGGCGTCTGTCACGCTTCACTGCCGCGCCGATCAATGTGCGCTGGGGTTACGACAACCGCACCTGCGGGATCCGCGTGCCGAATTCCGGGCCGGACGGACGGCGGCTCGAAAACCGCGTGCCGGGCGTCGACGTCAATCCGTATCTGGCGATGGCGGCCACCCTCGCCTGCGGTTATCTCGGCATGGTCGAAAAACAGGAAGCCTCGGCGCCAATGGTGCAAAGCGCGTACGACCTCGAATACGAATTGCCGCGCGGTCTCGAAGATGCGCTCAAGGCACTCCTGAAGTGCACGGAACTCGCGGACGTGCTGGGCGAAAACTTCGTGCAGGCCTATTGCTCGGTGAAGGAGAAGGAATTCGAAACCTTCTCGCAGGGCATTACCGCGTGGGAACGCGAGCACTTGCAACTGCTCGTCTGA
- a CDS encoding glutamate-1-semialdehyde 2,1-aminomutase: protein METSLEKLDLNTRQGINWERAQALVERERRAFAKAMPKSRALSERAARHLLFGVPLHWMNDWSTPFSLYVDQARGASFTDVDGHRYADFCLGDTGAMFGHSPAPVARALAAQAERGLTTMLPSEDAAWVGEELARRFGLPYWQFAMTASDANRFALRWARAATGRRQIVIFNGCYHGTVDDVFVDLVDGKPQQRDSLIGQVHDLLETTRVIEFNDLAALENALKDGDVACVLAEPAMTNIGMVLPEQDYWRQAQALMRRYGTLLAIDETHTISCGPGGYSTAYGLEPDLFILGKPVGGGFPCAVYGFSAELAARAQHAKRSAPPGHSGIGTTLTANMLAMSAIRATLAEVMTEAAYEHMFALAERIEDGLKSAIARHGLAWCVTRVGARTEFQFTPTPPRNGAEAGRQLDSELEQIVHLYLLNRGVLITPFHNMILVCPDTSTADVEKLVSTFDACLAELT from the coding sequence ATGGAAACATCATTGGAGAAGCTGGATTTGAATACCCGTCAAGGCATCAACTGGGAGCGTGCGCAAGCGCTCGTCGAACGCGAACGCCGCGCGTTTGCGAAGGCCATGCCGAAATCTCGCGCGCTATCCGAACGCGCCGCGCGCCACCTGTTGTTCGGCGTGCCACTGCACTGGATGAACGACTGGTCGACGCCCTTCTCGCTGTATGTCGATCAAGCGCGCGGTGCCTCGTTCACCGACGTGGACGGTCATCGCTACGCGGACTTCTGCCTCGGCGACACGGGCGCGATGTTCGGCCACTCGCCCGCCCCCGTGGCCCGCGCGCTGGCTGCCCAGGCTGAGCGCGGCTTGACAACCATGCTGCCGAGCGAGGATGCCGCATGGGTCGGCGAAGAACTCGCGCGGCGTTTCGGGCTGCCTTACTGGCAGTTCGCGATGACGGCGAGCGACGCCAACCGCTTTGCGTTGCGCTGGGCGCGCGCGGCGACCGGACGCCGGCAGATCGTAATCTTCAACGGCTGCTATCACGGCACCGTGGACGACGTGTTCGTCGATCTCGTCGACGGCAAGCCGCAACAGCGCGACAGCCTGATCGGCCAGGTGCACGATCTGCTCGAGACCACGCGCGTGATCGAATTCAACGATCTTGCCGCACTGGAAAACGCACTGAAAGATGGCGACGTGGCCTGTGTGCTGGCCGAACCGGCGATGACCAACATCGGCATGGTGCTGCCCGAACAGGACTACTGGCGGCAAGCGCAAGCGCTCATGCGCCGCTACGGCACGCTGCTCGCCATCGACGAAACCCACACCATCAGTTGCGGGCCGGGTGGTTACTCGACGGCGTACGGCCTCGAACCCGACCTGTTCATTCTCGGCAAACCGGTGGGCGGCGGCTTTCCGTGCGCGGTGTACGGTTTCAGCGCCGAGTTGGCGGCCCGTGCGCAGCACGCCAAACGCAGCGCACCGCCTGGCCACTCCGGCATCGGCACCACCCTCACGGCGAACATGCTGGCGATGAGCGCGATCCGCGCCACGCTTGCCGAGGTGATGACCGAGGCCGCCTACGAGCACATGTTCGCGCTCGCCGAGCGGATCGAGGACGGGCTGAAAAGTGCGATCGCGCGCCATGGTCTCGCGTGGTGCGTGACGCGCGTTGGCGCCCGCACCGAATTCCAGTTCACGCCGACACCGCCGCGCAACGGCGCCGAAGCCGGCCGCCAGCTCGACTCGGAGCTGGAGCAGATCGTGCACCTGTACCTGCTCAATCGCGGCGTGCTGATCACGCCGTTTCACAACATGATCCTGGTATGCCCTGACACGTCGACGGCCGACGTCGAGAAACTGGTTTCCACGTTCGACGCCTGCCTTGCCGAACTGACCTGA
- a CDS encoding Outer membrane protein (porin): protein MADKFVKRSALALATCGLAMGAHAQSSVTLYGTVDAGVVYTTNQQTTLANGSTNGHANYQLAGGNLVPSRWGLTGAEDIGGGTTVNFTLENSFLIGNGAMLQSNTLFNRNAWVGLNNGTYGALTFGRQYDPFSDYMGAYASSNNWATLYGSHFGDVDNLNEAFNFNNSIKYISPSFGGLTVGGLFSLGGVAGNFSQNKGWALAANYAQGPLSLSAGYLELNQPLQAALGGTAGYIGDFSCANADASYCLLQQARKVRIFGAGGSYAFGKASVALTYTHTRLSQSQYFASAATPAGADISFDIAELNTTYMLAPDLQLGFAYIFNDAKPSSSASTRVHQINLGAVYSLSKRTAVYAVAIGQKSSGAGLGINPTTGQTENLAQIPNIVNSDTDKQLSVIVGVRHNF, encoded by the coding sequence ATGGCAGACAAATTCGTCAAGCGCTCGGCGCTTGCGCTGGCCACGTGCGGCCTCGCGATGGGCGCACATGCGCAATCTTCGGTAACGCTCTATGGCACGGTCGACGCCGGCGTCGTGTACACCACCAACCAGCAGACGACGCTCGCCAACGGCAGCACCAACGGTCACGCGAATTATCAACTGGCGGGCGGCAATCTGGTGCCGTCGCGTTGGGGTTTGACGGGCGCTGAGGATATCGGTGGCGGCACCACAGTGAACTTCACGTTGGAGAACAGCTTTCTGATTGGCAACGGCGCGATGTTGCAATCGAATACGCTGTTCAACCGCAACGCATGGGTCGGTTTGAACAACGGCACGTACGGTGCGCTGACATTCGGCCGTCAATACGATCCGTTCTCCGACTACATGGGTGCATATGCGTCGAGCAATAACTGGGCGACGCTGTACGGCTCGCATTTTGGCGACGTCGACAACCTCAACGAAGCGTTCAACTTCAACAACTCGATCAAGTACATCAGTCCCAGTTTCGGTGGTTTGACTGTCGGCGGCTTGTTCAGCCTGGGTGGCGTGGCGGGGAATTTTTCGCAAAACAAGGGCTGGGCATTGGCAGCGAATTACGCACAGGGACCGTTGTCGTTGAGCGCGGGCTATCTGGAGTTGAATCAGCCGTTGCAGGCGGCCTTAGGCGGGACTGCCGGGTATATCGGCGATTTCAGTTGCGCGAATGCCGACGCGTCGTATTGTCTGCTGCAGCAGGCGAGGAAGGTGAGGATTTTCGGAGCAGGGGGCTCGTATGCATTCGGCAAGGCGAGCGTGGCGCTTACCTATACGCATACGCGTTTGTCGCAGAGCCAGTATTTCGCGAGTGCGGCGACGCCTGCCGGGGCCGATATATCGTTCGACATTGCCGAGTTGAATACGACCTATATGCTCGCGCCCGATTTGCAGCTTGGCTTCGCGTATATTTTCAACGATGCCAAACCGAGTAGCAGTGCTTCAACACGCGTGCATCAGATCAACCTTGGCGCGGTGTACAGCCTGTCGAAGCGGACGGCGGTCTATGCGGTGGCAATTGGGCAGAAATCTTCCGGCGCCGGACTGGGAATCAATCCGACAACCGGGCAGACGGAGAATCTGGCGCAGATTCCGAATATCGTCAATTCGGATACGGATAAACAACTCTCTGTGATCGTCGGCGTGCGGCACAATTTTTAA
- a CDS encoding AraC-type DNA-binding protein, producing MTDASCSPRPSPAQCVATLHTTAATASLLARQGIGAAVLLAGSGISEGDLRKPSGLVTHAQELIVFANALRVCGDTRIGLDIGRAMHISSYGILGYAMLVSPTLGDALQCAEDFPVLLGSYFKVSLRRNADEAAIVAADYHYRPDLTVINTDMCLASMWAIVCDVLSAQRAPSELKVSFGAPAHAEAYEERIGRRATFEAAENALIFPANWLDEPLPLAEPVSYLMSRQQCAQLEREWATSAGNDVTARSLRLLYSDPRRYGSLRALADALCVSERTLRRRLAGSGSAFQALLDRVRHDLALDYLVRTRLSMSDIAERLGYSETAGFRHAFRRWTGHCPSDYRCAV from the coding sequence ATGACCGATGCATCCTGTTCGCCACGCCCGTCGCCAGCCCAATGCGTCGCGACCCTGCATACGACCGCCGCCACCGCCTCCTTGCTGGCGCGACAGGGGATCGGCGCGGCGGTGCTGCTGGCGGGAAGCGGCATTAGCGAGGGGGATTTGCGCAAGCCGTCCGGGCTCGTCACCCACGCGCAGGAGTTGATCGTGTTCGCCAACGCGCTGCGCGTCTGTGGCGATACGCGCATCGGACTCGATATCGGCCGCGCCATGCATATTTCGAGCTACGGCATCCTCGGGTACGCGATGCTGGTGAGTCCCACGCTCGGCGACGCACTGCAATGCGCCGAGGACTTTCCCGTATTGCTCGGCAGCTACTTCAAGGTTTCGCTGCGCCGCAACGCAGACGAAGCGGCGATCGTCGCGGCCGACTATCACTACCGGCCGGATCTCACGGTGATCAATACGGATATGTGCCTCGCGTCGATGTGGGCGATCGTCTGCGACGTGCTGTCGGCGCAGCGCGCGCCGTCCGAGCTTAAGGTGAGCTTTGGCGCACCTGCCCATGCGGAGGCCTACGAAGAACGGATAGGCCGCCGCGCCACCTTCGAGGCGGCAGAAAATGCGCTGATTTTTCCGGCCAACTGGCTCGACGAACCGTTGCCCCTCGCCGAGCCGGTGAGCTATCTGATGTCGCGCCAGCAATGCGCGCAGCTGGAGCGCGAATGGGCCACCTCGGCCGGCAACGACGTGACCGCGCGCAGCCTGCGCCTGCTGTATTCCGACCCACGTCGCTACGGTTCGCTGCGCGCGCTCGCCGATGCGTTGTGCGTGTCGGAACGCACGCTCAGGCGGCGTCTGGCGGGTAGCGGCTCCGCCTTCCAGGCGTTGCTCGACCGCGTGCGCCACGATCTCGCGCTCGATTACCTGGTGCGTACACGTCTGTCCATGTCGGATATCGCCGAGCGGCTCGGCTATAGCGAAACGGCCGGCTTCCGGCACGCGTTCCGTCGTTGGACGGGCCATTGTCCGAGCGACTACCGCTGCGCCGTGTAG
- a CDS encoding transcriptional regulator, GntR family has translation MKTSRHHTLQDQTYETLRQWLTIGRFVPGERIKIRHVAAELGVGEMPVRSALQRLAAESALVNVPNCGVTVPRLSKEQFDDVLRVRLILEGQAAELGVPHLSAHDLDTLEKLNDGMVRALRTADAKGYLDANEAFHLILYRAAGSPLLLELIETVWLQVGPISNLLFGDAQFAGTLNDAHDELLTAANARDAAGVRRAIEHDLSHAASCLRAQCL, from the coding sequence ATGAAAACTTCGCGCCATCACACGCTGCAGGACCAGACCTACGAAACGCTGCGGCAATGGCTGACGATCGGGCGCTTCGTGCCAGGCGAGCGCATCAAGATCCGTCACGTCGCCGCCGAACTCGGCGTGGGCGAGATGCCGGTGCGCTCCGCCTTGCAGCGCCTCGCGGCCGAATCGGCGCTGGTGAACGTGCCTAATTGCGGCGTCACCGTGCCACGTCTGTCGAAAGAACAATTCGACGATGTGCTGCGCGTGCGCCTGATTCTCGAAGGCCAGGCTGCCGAACTGGGTGTGCCGCATCTCAGCGCGCACGATCTGGACACGCTGGAAAAACTGAACGATGGTATGGTGCGGGCCCTGCGGACTGCCGACGCCAAGGGCTATCTCGATGCCAACGAAGCGTTCCATCTGATTCTGTACCGCGCGGCCGGCTCACCGCTTTTGCTTGAATTGATCGAAACAGTGTGGCTGCAGGTCGGGCCGATTTCGAATCTGTTGTTTGGCGATGCGCAGTTTGCCGGCACGCTCAACGATGCGCACGACGAGTTGCTGACCGCCGCGAACGCACGTGACGCAGCCGGCGTGCGGCGCGCGATCGAGCATGATCTGAGTCATGCGGCGAGTTGTTTGCGCGCGCAGTGTCTGTAG
- a CDS encoding AraC-type DNA-binding protein, translated as MKKVTLNGSFPMIRAAVMGPVVRALDASGAHCDALLEEFGMSRKLLSNPYEILPLTRYVAAFERAAEVLGEPSLGLRLGSELQLTELGPAGLVFLSSPTLNAAMRKFTLALASWQNATACELLRDGEWPVWTYQIANPQIWPRRQDAEYSLSTMCNMIRLVRGAAWNPVELHFEHAAPADLKPYARTFRAPVRFQQPFNGVILRPLDLDAPLKSADTQMARMMERHATDLIARDAVPHSIVEQVRDLVTRRLAHEKLIVADIAKDLGLSHRSLQRHLTEAGTSVRQIVREERQRSVEGLLEHDGLTNAAIARAVGYADATVLWRATRNWKNNKG; from the coding sequence ATGAAAAAAGTCACGCTCAACGGCAGTTTCCCGATGATCCGCGCCGCGGTCATGGGACCGGTTGTGCGCGCACTCGATGCATCAGGCGCCCATTGCGACGCACTGCTGGAGGAGTTCGGCATGAGCCGCAAGCTCCTGTCGAATCCGTACGAAATCCTGCCGCTCACACGTTATGTGGCGGCATTCGAGCGCGCGGCCGAAGTACTCGGCGAACCGTCGCTTGGCTTGCGGCTCGGCAGCGAATTGCAATTGACGGAGCTGGGGCCGGCGGGTCTCGTGTTTCTATCGTCGCCGACCTTGAACGCGGCGATGCGCAAGTTCACGCTCGCCCTCGCGTCGTGGCAGAACGCCACGGCCTGCGAGTTGCTGCGCGACGGCGAATGGCCGGTCTGGACCTATCAGATCGCCAATCCGCAAATCTGGCCGCGCCGGCAAGATGCGGAATACAGCCTGTCGACGATGTGCAATATGATCCGGCTGGTGCGCGGCGCGGCGTGGAATCCCGTCGAACTGCATTTCGAACATGCTGCGCCCGCCGATCTCAAACCGTATGCGCGCACTTTCCGCGCACCGGTGCGCTTTCAGCAGCCTTTCAATGGCGTCATTCTGCGTCCACTGGATCTCGATGCGCCGCTCAAGAGCGCCGACACGCAAATGGCGCGCATGATGGAGCGCCATGCCACCGATCTGATTGCGCGTGACGCCGTGCCCCACAGCATCGTCGAGCAGGTGCGCGATCTGGTGACGCGGCGGCTCGCGCATGAAAAGCTGATCGTCGCCGACATCGCGAAAGATCTCGGTCTCTCGCATCGCTCGTTGCAACGGCACCTAACCGAGGCGGGGACTTCCGTGCGGCAGATCGTGCGGGAAGAGCGGCAGCGCAGTGTGGAAGGACTACTTGAACACGACGGGCTCACCAATGCGGCGATCGCCCGGGCCGTAGGTTATGCCGACGCAACCGTACTGTGGCGCGCCACGCGCAACTGGAAAAACAATAAAGGATGA
- a CDS encoding trans-aconitate 2-methyltransferase, whose product MTSTTNWAAKQYVMFENERTRPVRDLLAAVPASDVRVAVDIGCGPGNSTEALAARLPGATVSGMDSSADMIAAATKRLPQLQFEVSDIETWDAPGPYDLILANAVLQWVQNHEQLFPSLVKKLAPGGNLAVQMPDNLDEPAHRLLREIAADGPWASKLKGVERTMRYGADWYYSLLKPLCARVDVWRTVYYHPLAGGADAVVEWFKGSALRPFLAELDDSEEGAFLERYRDAIARAYPAQADGTVLLPFPRLFIVATR is encoded by the coding sequence ATGACTTCAACAACGAATTGGGCTGCAAAGCAGTACGTGATGTTCGAAAACGAGCGCACGCGTCCGGTCAGGGATCTGCTGGCGGCGGTCCCGGCATCGGATGTGCGGGTGGCGGTAGACATCGGCTGCGGCCCCGGCAATTCCACCGAGGCACTGGCGGCCCGCCTGCCCGGCGCGACGGTCAGCGGGATGGACAGTTCCGCCGACATGATCGCGGCGGCCACCAAGCGCCTACCGCAACTCCAGTTCGAGGTGAGCGACATTGAGACGTGGGATGCGCCGGGCCCTTACGACCTGATTCTCGCCAATGCCGTGCTGCAGTGGGTGCAGAATCATGAACAGCTGTTTCCGTCGCTGGTGAAGAAACTTGCGCCCGGCGGCAACCTTGCCGTGCAAATGCCGGACAACCTCGACGAACCCGCGCACCGTCTGCTGCGCGAAATCGCGGCGGACGGCCCTTGGGCCAGCAAACTCAAGGGGGTGGAGCGCACCATGCGCTACGGCGCCGACTGGTACTACTCGCTGCTCAAGCCGCTGTGCGCGCGGGTCGACGTGTGGCGCACCGTCTACTATCACCCGCTGGCGGGCGGTGCGGACGCGGTGGTCGAATGGTTCAAGGGCAGCGCACTGAGACCGTTTTTGGCCGAGCTCGACGACAGCGAGGAAGGCGCCTTCCTGGAACGCTACCGGGATGCGATCGCGCGAGCTTATCCCGCCCAGGCTGACGGCACCGTGCTGCTGCCGTTCCCGCGGCTGTTTATCGTCGCGACGCGCTAA
- a CDS encoding transcriptional regulator, LysR family, translated as MKIDTLGVQAFVAIADRGSFQGAADSLHVTQTAITQRLRKLETFLGVTLIERTTRSMALTEIGRSFLPQARRLLGELADALVEIRETGVARRGDVSIACVPTVGVQYLPRILQAYAARYPHNRIKILDHASSAVEEAVLRREVEFGINIAGEHHPDLASVPLTEDRYVLICHEDHPLAKRRRIAWPQLQPYPLIFAGEVSGNRALLDVALEKSELSLRSFYEVQRSSTAVGLVAQGVGAAVVPALALQKGAYPTVRTVELTHPVVSRTLVLVARKTAQLSPAAQALYDMILEQATLKA; from the coding sequence ATGAAAATCGACACGCTCGGCGTTCAGGCGTTTGTGGCGATCGCGGATCGCGGCAGCTTTCAAGGCGCCGCCGATTCGCTGCACGTCACGCAAACGGCTATTACACAACGCTTGCGTAAGCTCGAAACGTTTCTCGGCGTTACGCTGATCGAGCGGACCACCCGCTCCATGGCGCTGACGGAAATCGGGCGCAGTTTTCTGCCGCAGGCGCGCCGTTTGTTGGGCGAGCTTGCCGATGCGCTGGTTGAGATTCGCGAGACGGGTGTGGCCCGTCGCGGCGACGTGTCGATTGCCTGCGTGCCGACGGTGGGCGTGCAGTATCTGCCGCGCATTCTGCAGGCGTATGCCGCGCGTTATCCGCATAACCGCATCAAGATTCTCGATCACGCGTCGTCCGCGGTGGAGGAGGCGGTGCTGCGCCGGGAGGTGGAGTTCGGCATCAATATCGCCGGCGAGCATCATCCGGATCTCGCCAGCGTGCCGTTGACGGAAGACCGCTATGTGCTGATTTGCCATGAAGATCATCCGCTGGCGAAGCGGCGGCGCATCGCCTGGCCGCAACTGCAACCGTATCCGCTGATCTTTGCCGGCGAGGTCAGCGGCAATCGCGCGTTGCTCGATGTCGCATTGGAAAAGAGCGAACTGTCGTTGCGCTCGTTTTATGAAGTGCAACGCAGTTCGACTGCTGTTGGCCTGGTCGCTCAGGGCGTGGGCGCGGCTGTCGTGCCGGCGCTCGCCCTTCAGAAGGGTGCGTATCCGACGGTTCGCACCGTCGAGCTCACGCATCCGGTGGTCTCGCGCACGCTCGTTCTGGTGGCGCGCAAGACTGCTCAGTTGTCGCCGGCGGCGCAGGCGCTCTATGACATGATTCTCGAACAGGCGACGCTGAAAGCGTGA
- a CDS encoding amino acid/polyamine/organocation transporter, APC superfamily, translating to MNEPYSPTRLIDAENPVELKGNTLGLWQIVFLVISAAAPLTGMLGAVPPAISLGNGAGIPGAFVIAGVVLLIFSVGFASMSRHVVRAGAFYAYITAGLGRPLGMAGALVALMSYTFIQIALYGLFGFFCTVILSPLLHTAMPWYGYSLLCVAVVQFTGIRGIDLNSRLLGVLMCLELGILLLLAIAIVVHGGGPNGLTLAPFTPEHVFSGHLGIAVMFAFASFIGFEATAIYGKECRDPKVTVPRATYVSVMLILVFFAFVTWTIVCAYGLNDVVAVATKQPGDFWFIQSGKYLGGAVTTVMSFLLLSSIFASLLSFHNTLVRYIHALSLEGILPQALTRVHEKYRSPYVASYLQTLSVCVLLGLFIAAGSDAFNIVFSWSSALGTIGIVMLQAVTSFSVIAFFRKTRKDTRVWHSFVAPLVGGIGLLYIGVILVRNLDALSGSDSPIVKSFPWIVFAVALFGVVIGLILRKKRPDIYARFGQ from the coding sequence ATGAATGAACCCTACTCTCCGACCCGTCTGATCGACGCGGAGAACCCTGTGGAACTGAAGGGCAATACGCTGGGCTTGTGGCAAATCGTGTTCCTCGTGATTTCCGCGGCAGCGCCCCTTACCGGCATGCTCGGTGCGGTGCCGCCTGCGATCAGCCTGGGTAATGGCGCGGGCATTCCGGGCGCGTTCGTGATTGCCGGTGTCGTGCTGCTGATTTTCAGCGTGGGCTTCGCCTCGATGAGCCGGCATGTGGTGCGCGCCGGCGCCTTTTACGCGTACATCACCGCCGGACTCGGACGGCCGTTGGGCATGGCCGGCGCACTCGTCGCGCTGATGTCGTACACGTTCATCCAGATCGCGCTGTATGGGCTGTTTGGATTTTTCTGCACGGTGATTCTTTCTCCGCTCCTGCACACGGCCATGCCCTGGTACGGCTATTCGCTGCTCTGTGTGGCGGTGGTGCAATTCACCGGCATCCGCGGTATCGATCTGAATAGCCGGCTGCTCGGCGTGCTGATGTGTCTTGAACTGGGCATTCTGCTGCTGCTCGCGATAGCGATCGTCGTGCATGGCGGTGGCCCGAACGGCCTCACGCTCGCGCCGTTCACGCCGGAACATGTGTTCAGCGGCCACCTCGGCATTGCGGTGATGTTCGCCTTTGCGTCGTTTATCGGCTTCGAAGCGACGGCGATTTACGGCAAGGAATGCCGGGACCCGAAGGTGACGGTGCCCCGCGCGACGTATGTCTCGGTGATGCTGATTCTCGTGTTCTTCGCGTTCGTCACGTGGACGATTGTTTGCGCGTACGGATTGAACGACGTGGTCGCGGTGGCGACAAAGCAGCCGGGCGATTTCTGGTTCATTCAATCCGGCAAGTATCTGGGTGGTGCGGTCACGACCGTAATGAGCTTCCTGTTGCTCAGCAGTATCTTCGCGAGTCTGTTGTCTTTCCATAACACGCTGGTGCGCTATATCCACGCGCTGAGCCTGGAGGGCATCCTGCCGCAAGCGCTCACTCGGGTGCACGAAAAATACCGTTCGCCGTATGTGGCGAGCTATCTGCAGACGCTCTCCGTGTGCGTCCTGCTCGGGCTCTTCATCGCGGCAGGCAGCGATGCGTTCAACATCGTATTCAGCTGGAGCTCGGCGCTCGGCACGATCGGTATCGTGATGCTGCAAGCGGTGACGAGCTTTTCCGTCATCGCATTCTTCCGCAAGACGCGCAAGGACACGCGCGTATGGCACTCGTTTGTCGCGCCCCTCGTTGGTGGCATCGGCCTGCTGTATATCGGTGTGATTCTGGTGCGCAATCTCGATGCGCTCAGCGGCTCCGATAGCCCGATCGTCAAGTCTTTCCCCTGGATCGTATTCGCGGTGGCGCTCTTCGGCGTCGTGATCGGTCTCATCCTGCGTAAGAAGCGGCCGGATATCTACGCGCGCTTCGGGCAGTAA